In Passer domesticus isolate bPasDom1 chromosome 32, bPasDom1.hap1, whole genome shotgun sequence, the following are encoded in one genomic region:
- the BCAN gene encoding brevican core protein isoform X3, translated as MAPALPLLLLLWLFVPTVLPEVFGPGDGTEDPKALQVSIPRHPALEAVLAGDITIPCLITYLGPQPTAGTGGRRAVLGTPRVKWTFISEGREVEILVARGDRVKVSEDYRLRASLPIFHQRYTNASLLLTELRPNDSGIYRCDVQHGIEDGHDILHVKVKGVVFHYREGSMRYAYTFAEAQEACARIGASIATPEQLYAAYLGGYEQCDAGWIADQTVRYPIQTPREACYGDMNGFPGVRNYGVVDPEDMYDVYCYAEDLPGEIFLETAPDRFTLEEAAQRCRALGAELASPGQLYAAWNAGLDACSPGWLADGSVRYPIVTPRERCGGALPGVKTIFLFRNQTGFPDAQSRYDAYCFREEEQGAAPGGGPGSASAESPGGARHPGQPTEPEGPTGAPAESREAAGSPRRGHKSGGASTPFSAAEDAELSGDVVESPAASPLPAAPSQPQDEGDEQSGAAWIPSPAAPGQRSTVPAVTPWLAELPGSSSSSAPALPGGEDAPPGTDRGMPAAASEEEEEEEEEEPPAPSVATVEGFLAAVPGEAGGCVPNPCLNGGTCVEDGAQLTCLCLPGYGGSSCERPLRSCSPGWDSFQGACYRHFSTRRSWEDAESQCRHYGGHLATILTPEEQDFINDQYREYQWIGLNDRTIEGDFQWSDGSPLLYENWHPGQPDSYFLSGENCVVIVWHDGGQWSDVPCNYHLSYTCKMGLVQCGPPPALSNALAFGKARQRYEIGSTARYRCRPGLAPRRSPVIRCREDGTWEPPQLACRPGVAQPPEE; from the exons ATGGCCCCAGCCctcccgctgctgctgctgctctggctctttGTCCCCACGGTGCTCCCGGAGGTGTTTGGCCCTGGAGATGGCACAG AGGACCCCAAGGCTCTGCAGGTGTCCATCCCGCGGCACCCAGCCCTCGAGGCCGTGCTGGCAGGCGACATCACCATCCCCTGCCTCATCACCTACCTTGGCCCCCAGCCCACCGCCGGCACTGGTGGCCGCCGCGCCGTCCTGGGGACACCCCGCGTCAAGTGGACCTTCATCTCTGAGGGCAGGGAGGTGGAGATCCTGGTAGCTCGGGGGGACAGGGTGAAGGTGAGCGAGGACTATCGGCTGCGCGCCTCGCTGCCCATCTTCCACCAGCGCTACACCAACGCCTCGCTGCTGCTCACCGAGCTGCGCCCCAACGACTCGGGCATCTACCGCTGCGACGTGCAGCACGGCATCGAGGACGGCCACGACATCCTGCACGTCAAAGTCAAAG GGGTGGTGTTCCACTACCGGGAGGGCTCCATGCGCTACGCCTACACCTTCGCCGAGGCGCAGGAAGCCTGTGCCAGGATCGGTGCCAGCATTGCCACCCCCGAGCAGCTCTACGCCGCCTACCTGGGCGGCTACGAGCAGTGCGACGCCGGCTGGATCGCCGACCAGACCGTCAG GTACCCCATCCAGACGCCCCGTGAGGCCTGTTACGGAGACATGAACGGCTTCCCCGGGGTGAGGAACTACGGAGTGGTGGACCCGGAGGACATGTATGATGTGTACTGCTACGCTGAGGACCTCCCAG GGGAGATCTTTCTGGAGACGGCCCCGGACAGGTTCACGCTGGAGGAGGCGGCGCAGCGCTGCCGGGCGCTGGGCGCGGAGCTGGCGAGCCCGGGGCAGCTGTACGCAGCCTGGAACGCGGGGCTGGACGCCTGCAGCCCCGGCTGGCTGGCCGACGGCAGCGTCCGCTACCCCATCGTCACCCCCCGGGAGCGCTGCGGAGGGGCTCTGCCCGGCGTCAAAACCATCTTCCTCTTCCGAAACCAGACGGGATTCCCCGACGCCCAGAGCAGATACGATGCCTACTGCTTCCGAG aggaggagcagggagcagcgcCGGGCGGGGGCCCCGGCAGCGCATCGGCCGAGAGCCCGGGCGGAGCGCGACACCCCGGGCAGCCCACGGAGCCAGAGGGACCCACCGGTGCCCCAGCAG AGAGCCGGGAAGCCGCTGGGAGCCCCCGCCGAGGGCACAAGTCCGGCGGGGCGAGCACCCCGTTTTCTGCCGCGGAGGACGCCGAGCTCTCCGGGGACGTGGTGGAAAGCCCTGCGGCATCCCCGCTGCCTGCCGCGCCCTCGCAGCCGCAGGACGAGGGAGACGAGCAGTCGGGAGCCGCGTGGATCCcctcgcccgccgcccccgggcaGCGGAGCACTGTCCCCGCGGTGACACCGTGGCTCGCAgagctgcccggcagcagcagcagcagcgcaccggccctgccaggaggggaggATGCACCGCCGGGCACGGACAGAGGGATGCCGGCTGCGGCTtccgaggaagaggaggaggaggaggaggaagagccgCCTGCTCCCTCCGTTGCCACCGTGGAGGGTTTCCTGGCAGCCGTTCCGGGAGAAGCAG GTGGCTGTGTCCCCAACCCCTGCCTGAACGGAGGGACCTGCGTGGAGGACGGAGCCCAGCTCACCTGCCTGTGCCTGCCCGGCTACggaggcagcagctgtgagagAC ccctgcggagctgcagccccggctgggacagcttccagGGCGCCTGCTACAGGCACTTCTCCACCCGGAGGAGCTGGGAGGATGCAGAGAGCCAGTGCAGGCACTACGGGGGGCACCTGGCCACCATCCTGACCCCCGAGGAGCAGGACTTCATCAATG aCCAGTACAGGGAGTACCAGTGGATCGGCCTGAACGACCGCACCATCGAGGGCGATTTCCAGTGGTCCGACGGCAGCCCCTTG CTCTACGAGAACTGGCACCCCGGGCAGCCCGACAGCTACTTCCTCTCGGGGGAGAACTGCGTGGTCATCGTGTGGCACGACGGGGGCCAGTGGAGCGACGTGCCCTGCAACTACCACCTGTCCTACACCTGCAAGATGGGGCTGG TGCAGTGCGGGCCCCCCCCGGCCCTCAGCAACGCCCTGGCCTTCGGCAAAGCCAGGCAGCGCTACGAGATCGGCTCCACCGCCCGCTACCGCTGCCGGCCCGGCCTCGCCCCGCGCCGCTCGCCCGTCATCCGCTGCCGGGAGGATGGCACATGGGAGCCGCCCCAGCTGGCCTGCCGTCCTG GTGTGGCTCAGCCCCCCGAGGAGTGA
- the BCAN gene encoding brevican core protein isoform X2, whose product MAPALPLLLLLWLFVPTVLPEVFGPGDGTEDPKALQVSIPRHPALEAVLAGDITIPCLITYLGPQPTAGTGGRRAVLGTPRVKWTFISEGREVEILVARGDRVKVSEDYRLRASLPIFHQRYTNASLLLTELRPNDSGIYRCDVQHGIEDGHDILHVKVKGVVFHYREGSMRYAYTFAEAQEACARIGASIATPEQLYAAYLGGYEQCDAGWIADQTVRYPIQTPREACYGDMNGFPGVRNYGVVDPEDMYDVYCYAEDLPGEIFLETAPDRFTLEEAAQRCRALGAELASPGQLYAAWNAGLDACSPGWLADGSVRYPIVTPRERCGGALPGVKTIFLFRNQTGFPDAQSRYDAYCFREVTNSFPEAAGKYQGQEPEENLLQEIVTVAEKLEELQLPRAHEELESRGAIYAVPFFEDPDLEEEQGAAPGGGPGSASAESPGGARHPGQPTEPEGPTGAPAESREAAGSPRRGHKSGGASTPFSAAEDAELSGDVVESPAASPLPAAPSQPQDEGDEQSGAAWIPSPAAPGQRSTVPAVTPWLAELPGSSSSSAPALPGGEDAPPGTDRGMPAAASEEEEEEEEEEPPAPSVATVEGFLAAVPGEAGGCVPNPCLNGGTCVEDGAQLTCLCLPGYGGSSCERPLRSCSPGWDSFQGACYRHFSTRRSWEDAESQCRHYGGHLATILTPEEQDFINDQYREYQWIGLNDRTIEGDFQWSDGSPLLYENWHPGQPDSYFLSGENCVVIVWHDGGQWSDVPCNYHLSYTCKMGLVQCGPPPALSNALAFGKARQRYEIGSTARYRCRPGLAPRRSPVIRCREDGTWEPPQLACRPGVAQPPEE is encoded by the exons ATGGCCCCAGCCctcccgctgctgctgctgctctggctctttGTCCCCACGGTGCTCCCGGAGGTGTTTGGCCCTGGAGATGGCACAG AGGACCCCAAGGCTCTGCAGGTGTCCATCCCGCGGCACCCAGCCCTCGAGGCCGTGCTGGCAGGCGACATCACCATCCCCTGCCTCATCACCTACCTTGGCCCCCAGCCCACCGCCGGCACTGGTGGCCGCCGCGCCGTCCTGGGGACACCCCGCGTCAAGTGGACCTTCATCTCTGAGGGCAGGGAGGTGGAGATCCTGGTAGCTCGGGGGGACAGGGTGAAGGTGAGCGAGGACTATCGGCTGCGCGCCTCGCTGCCCATCTTCCACCAGCGCTACACCAACGCCTCGCTGCTGCTCACCGAGCTGCGCCCCAACGACTCGGGCATCTACCGCTGCGACGTGCAGCACGGCATCGAGGACGGCCACGACATCCTGCACGTCAAAGTCAAAG GGGTGGTGTTCCACTACCGGGAGGGCTCCATGCGCTACGCCTACACCTTCGCCGAGGCGCAGGAAGCCTGTGCCAGGATCGGTGCCAGCATTGCCACCCCCGAGCAGCTCTACGCCGCCTACCTGGGCGGCTACGAGCAGTGCGACGCCGGCTGGATCGCCGACCAGACCGTCAG GTACCCCATCCAGACGCCCCGTGAGGCCTGTTACGGAGACATGAACGGCTTCCCCGGGGTGAGGAACTACGGAGTGGTGGACCCGGAGGACATGTATGATGTGTACTGCTACGCTGAGGACCTCCCAG GGGAGATCTTTCTGGAGACGGCCCCGGACAGGTTCACGCTGGAGGAGGCGGCGCAGCGCTGCCGGGCGCTGGGCGCGGAGCTGGCGAGCCCGGGGCAGCTGTACGCAGCCTGGAACGCGGGGCTGGACGCCTGCAGCCCCGGCTGGCTGGCCGACGGCAGCGTCCGCTACCCCATCGTCACCCCCCGGGAGCGCTGCGGAGGGGCTCTGCCCGGCGTCAAAACCATCTTCCTCTTCCGAAACCAGACGGGATTCCCCGACGCCCAGAGCAGATACGATGCCTACTGCTTCCGAG AAGTGACAAACTCTTTCCCTGAGGCTGCAGGAAAATACCAAGGCCAAGAGCCCGAGGAGAATCTCCTCCAGGAGATTGTCACAGTGGCAGAaaagctggaggagctgcagctgccccgaGCGCACGAGGAGCTCGAGTCGCGAGGGGCGATTTACGCCGTCCCTTTCTTTGAGGACCCTGACCTGG aggaggagcagggagcagcgcCGGGCGGGGGCCCCGGCAGCGCATCGGCCGAGAGCCCGGGCGGAGCGCGACACCCCGGGCAGCCCACGGAGCCAGAGGGACCCACCGGTGCCCCAGCAG AGAGCCGGGAAGCCGCTGGGAGCCCCCGCCGAGGGCACAAGTCCGGCGGGGCGAGCACCCCGTTTTCTGCCGCGGAGGACGCCGAGCTCTCCGGGGACGTGGTGGAAAGCCCTGCGGCATCCCCGCTGCCTGCCGCGCCCTCGCAGCCGCAGGACGAGGGAGACGAGCAGTCGGGAGCCGCGTGGATCCcctcgcccgccgcccccgggcaGCGGAGCACTGTCCCCGCGGTGACACCGTGGCTCGCAgagctgcccggcagcagcagcagcagcgcaccggccctgccaggaggggaggATGCACCGCCGGGCACGGACAGAGGGATGCCGGCTGCGGCTtccgaggaagaggaggaggaggaggaggaagagccgCCTGCTCCCTCCGTTGCCACCGTGGAGGGTTTCCTGGCAGCCGTTCCGGGAGAAGCAG GTGGCTGTGTCCCCAACCCCTGCCTGAACGGAGGGACCTGCGTGGAGGACGGAGCCCAGCTCACCTGCCTGTGCCTGCCCGGCTACggaggcagcagctgtgagagAC ccctgcggagctgcagccccggctgggacagcttccagGGCGCCTGCTACAGGCACTTCTCCACCCGGAGGAGCTGGGAGGATGCAGAGAGCCAGTGCAGGCACTACGGGGGGCACCTGGCCACCATCCTGACCCCCGAGGAGCAGGACTTCATCAATG aCCAGTACAGGGAGTACCAGTGGATCGGCCTGAACGACCGCACCATCGAGGGCGATTTCCAGTGGTCCGACGGCAGCCCCTTG CTCTACGAGAACTGGCACCCCGGGCAGCCCGACAGCTACTTCCTCTCGGGGGAGAACTGCGTGGTCATCGTGTGGCACGACGGGGGCCAGTGGAGCGACGTGCCCTGCAACTACCACCTGTCCTACACCTGCAAGATGGGGCTGG TGCAGTGCGGGCCCCCCCCGGCCCTCAGCAACGCCCTGGCCTTCGGCAAAGCCAGGCAGCGCTACGAGATCGGCTCCACCGCCCGCTACCGCTGCCGGCCCGGCCTCGCCCCGCGCCGCTCGCCCGTCATCCGCTGCCGGGAGGATGGCACATGGGAGCCGCCCCAGCTGGCCTGCCGTCCTG GTGTGGCTCAGCCCCCCGAGGAGTGA
- the BCAN gene encoding brevican core protein isoform X1, translating into MAPALPLLLLLWLFVPTVLPEVFGPGDGTEDPKALQVSIPRHPALEAVLAGDITIPCLITYLGPQPTAGTGGRRAVLGTPRVKWTFISEGREVEILVARGDRVKVSEDYRLRASLPIFHQRYTNASLLLTELRPNDSGIYRCDVQHGIEDGHDILHVKVKGVVFHYREGSMRYAYTFAEAQEACARIGASIATPEQLYAAYLGGYEQCDAGWIADQTVRYPIQTPREACYGDMNGFPGVRNYGVVDPEDMYDVYCYAEDLPGEIFLETAPDRFTLEEAAQRCRALGAELASPGQLYAAWNAGLDACSPGWLADGSVRYPIVTPRERCGGALPGVKTIFLFRNQTGFPDAQSRYDAYCFREVTNSFPEAAGKYQGQEPEENLLQEIVTVAEKLEELQLPRAHEELESRGAIYAVPFFEDPDLGKPSQSPEDTLGPGARHPPLAPSVSSEEEQGAAPGGGPGSASAESPGGARHPGQPTEPEGPTGAPAESREAAGSPRRGHKSGGASTPFSAAEDAELSGDVVESPAASPLPAAPSQPQDEGDEQSGAAWIPSPAAPGQRSTVPAVTPWLAELPGSSSSSAPALPGGEDAPPGTDRGMPAAASEEEEEEEEEEPPAPSVATVEGFLAAVPGEAGGCVPNPCLNGGTCVEDGAQLTCLCLPGYGGSSCERPLRSCSPGWDSFQGACYRHFSTRRSWEDAESQCRHYGGHLATILTPEEQDFINDQYREYQWIGLNDRTIEGDFQWSDGSPLLYENWHPGQPDSYFLSGENCVVIVWHDGGQWSDVPCNYHLSYTCKMGLVQCGPPPALSNALAFGKARQRYEIGSTARYRCRPGLAPRRSPVIRCREDGTWEPPQLACRPGVAQPPEE; encoded by the exons ATGGCCCCAGCCctcccgctgctgctgctgctctggctctttGTCCCCACGGTGCTCCCGGAGGTGTTTGGCCCTGGAGATGGCACAG AGGACCCCAAGGCTCTGCAGGTGTCCATCCCGCGGCACCCAGCCCTCGAGGCCGTGCTGGCAGGCGACATCACCATCCCCTGCCTCATCACCTACCTTGGCCCCCAGCCCACCGCCGGCACTGGTGGCCGCCGCGCCGTCCTGGGGACACCCCGCGTCAAGTGGACCTTCATCTCTGAGGGCAGGGAGGTGGAGATCCTGGTAGCTCGGGGGGACAGGGTGAAGGTGAGCGAGGACTATCGGCTGCGCGCCTCGCTGCCCATCTTCCACCAGCGCTACACCAACGCCTCGCTGCTGCTCACCGAGCTGCGCCCCAACGACTCGGGCATCTACCGCTGCGACGTGCAGCACGGCATCGAGGACGGCCACGACATCCTGCACGTCAAAGTCAAAG GGGTGGTGTTCCACTACCGGGAGGGCTCCATGCGCTACGCCTACACCTTCGCCGAGGCGCAGGAAGCCTGTGCCAGGATCGGTGCCAGCATTGCCACCCCCGAGCAGCTCTACGCCGCCTACCTGGGCGGCTACGAGCAGTGCGACGCCGGCTGGATCGCCGACCAGACCGTCAG GTACCCCATCCAGACGCCCCGTGAGGCCTGTTACGGAGACATGAACGGCTTCCCCGGGGTGAGGAACTACGGAGTGGTGGACCCGGAGGACATGTATGATGTGTACTGCTACGCTGAGGACCTCCCAG GGGAGATCTTTCTGGAGACGGCCCCGGACAGGTTCACGCTGGAGGAGGCGGCGCAGCGCTGCCGGGCGCTGGGCGCGGAGCTGGCGAGCCCGGGGCAGCTGTACGCAGCCTGGAACGCGGGGCTGGACGCCTGCAGCCCCGGCTGGCTGGCCGACGGCAGCGTCCGCTACCCCATCGTCACCCCCCGGGAGCGCTGCGGAGGGGCTCTGCCCGGCGTCAAAACCATCTTCCTCTTCCGAAACCAGACGGGATTCCCCGACGCCCAGAGCAGATACGATGCCTACTGCTTCCGAG AAGTGACAAACTCTTTCCCTGAGGCTGCAGGAAAATACCAAGGCCAAGAGCCCGAGGAGAATCTCCTCCAGGAGATTGTCACAGTGGCAGAaaagctggaggagctgcagctgccccgaGCGCACGAGGAGCTCGAGTCGCGAGGGGCGATTTACGCCGTCCCTTTCTTTGAGGACCCTGACCTGGGCAAGCCGAGCCAGTCCCCTGAAGACACCCTGGGGCCAGGGGCCCGGCACCCCCCCCTAGCTCCCTCCGTGTCCTCAG aggaggagcagggagcagcgcCGGGCGGGGGCCCCGGCAGCGCATCGGCCGAGAGCCCGGGCGGAGCGCGACACCCCGGGCAGCCCACGGAGCCAGAGGGACCCACCGGTGCCCCAGCAG AGAGCCGGGAAGCCGCTGGGAGCCCCCGCCGAGGGCACAAGTCCGGCGGGGCGAGCACCCCGTTTTCTGCCGCGGAGGACGCCGAGCTCTCCGGGGACGTGGTGGAAAGCCCTGCGGCATCCCCGCTGCCTGCCGCGCCCTCGCAGCCGCAGGACGAGGGAGACGAGCAGTCGGGAGCCGCGTGGATCCcctcgcccgccgcccccgggcaGCGGAGCACTGTCCCCGCGGTGACACCGTGGCTCGCAgagctgcccggcagcagcagcagcagcgcaccggccctgccaggaggggaggATGCACCGCCGGGCACGGACAGAGGGATGCCGGCTGCGGCTtccgaggaagaggaggaggaggaggaggaagagccgCCTGCTCCCTCCGTTGCCACCGTGGAGGGTTTCCTGGCAGCCGTTCCGGGAGAAGCAG GTGGCTGTGTCCCCAACCCCTGCCTGAACGGAGGGACCTGCGTGGAGGACGGAGCCCAGCTCACCTGCCTGTGCCTGCCCGGCTACggaggcagcagctgtgagagAC ccctgcggagctgcagccccggctgggacagcttccagGGCGCCTGCTACAGGCACTTCTCCACCCGGAGGAGCTGGGAGGATGCAGAGAGCCAGTGCAGGCACTACGGGGGGCACCTGGCCACCATCCTGACCCCCGAGGAGCAGGACTTCATCAATG aCCAGTACAGGGAGTACCAGTGGATCGGCCTGAACGACCGCACCATCGAGGGCGATTTCCAGTGGTCCGACGGCAGCCCCTTG CTCTACGAGAACTGGCACCCCGGGCAGCCCGACAGCTACTTCCTCTCGGGGGAGAACTGCGTGGTCATCGTGTGGCACGACGGGGGCCAGTGGAGCGACGTGCCCTGCAACTACCACCTGTCCTACACCTGCAAGATGGGGCTGG TGCAGTGCGGGCCCCCCCCGGCCCTCAGCAACGCCCTGGCCTTCGGCAAAGCCAGGCAGCGCTACGAGATCGGCTCCACCGCCCGCTACCGCTGCCGGCCCGGCCTCGCCCCGCGCCGCTCGCCCGTCATCCGCTGCCGGGAGGATGGCACATGGGAGCCGCCCCAGCTGGCCTGCCGTCCTG GTGTGGCTCAGCCCCCCGAGGAGTGA